The DNA region TCCTCGTCACTTGCACCATAAGAATAATTCACCTGGGCCCATCCGGTGATACCTGGCTTCACGATGTGGCGGAAATGATAGTACGGGAAGCGTTGCTCATACCCCTTCACCAGTTCCACCCACTCAGGCCTTGGGCCAATCAAACTCAGATCCCCCTTGAGAACGTTCCAAAGCTGAGGCAATTCATCGAGACGAGATTTGCGCAGGAAGCCGCCCACCGCAGTGATGCGCGAATCCCCCTTCGCCGTATACTTCGCCCCTTTCTCTGAGCCCACCTTCATCGAGCGAAACTTATACAACTCGAAAGGTTGCTCCTGCTTTCCGACCCGCGTCTGCTTGAAGATAATCGGCCCCGGGCTGGTCAACTTCACCGCAATGGCAGTCACCAACATGATCGGCGAGGCCATCACCAACCCAAACAGCGACAGCGCGATGTCACTCAAACGCTTCACTCGGTCGTAAGTGATACTCCGACTCAAGCGGAATCCCTCGGACAATGCCCACTGCATCGACAACTCACTCGGTGGAATCATCATCAGCTTCTGAGACAAAAAGGTATCGTAAGTGAACACGCGAGCACCATTGAAATGGGCCGACACCAAAGATCTTGAGAAATCCGCCGGATATTCATCAATAGGCGAAGCCAGCACAAAGGCCTCTACGTACTTCCCGCGGATCGATGAATTGAACTTCACCAAGTCCAAGCCAGCCACCTCAGGCGAATGGGGGTCACCTTCGATCAGCCGCCGTCCCACGCGCTCATCCCCACTGTCGACCACGA from Sulfuriroseicoccus oceanibius includes:
- a CDS encoding sugar transferase, with amino-acid sequence MSTAENTQNNQSAMHQSNPGESGLRGTVGTIFGDGRIQRALHWKRAWAMRLYPIVMLAIDLVALFVLFLVAMELRQAASVEVLGLFSRRVLGVIAAVSVVSVYLVGGYNYQVNKASLRFVSEHLIVSIGAFIAVMAVVFAFVGYGGHVHTSRATIMMTLVAFPASSILYRAVLSKLKLALQRGNAYCIIGSGAQAEDLYRRMRQHETGHEVFVVDSGDERVGRRLIEGDPHSPEVAGLDLVKFNSSIRGKYVEAFVLASPIDEYPADFSRSLVSAHFNGARVFTYDTFLSQKLMMIPPSELSMQWALSEGFRLSRSITYDRVKRLSDIALSLFGLVMASPIMLVTAIAVKLTSPGPIIFKQTRVGKQEQPFELYKFRSMKVGSEKGAKYTAKGDSRITAVGGFLRKSRLDELPQLWNVLKGDLSLIGPRPEWVELVKGYEQRFPYYHFRHIVKPGITGWAQVNYSYGASDEDTVEKLYYDLYYVRRYSPVLDMTIVIKTLYMMLFGRGQ